The Calliopsis andreniformis isolate RMS-2024a chromosome 5, iyCalAndr_principal, whole genome shotgun sequence nucleotide sequence AAATATACAGGACGCATCTGGTCACAAAACCCTGGTATTCGCGCGTGGCCATTTATAATCGGACGGTCTTGCCGCGGCTACTTAGCGAATGTATTTTCCAGTGAAAAGGCGGCAGAGTCAGGGGGACACCGGTTCAAAAGTTCACGTGAAAAACAGCGTCAGGAAATTGCTAGGAAATGGCTAAGAGCGGATGACCACCCTTTCAACGATGCCTCGCGTCCCTTGCCCTTTCCCCTCGCCTTTCTAATAGCCTAAACAGCTGGAAGAAAGGCCTGCAAAGGGCCAACTCCCTCTCGTCGAAAGGACTTAAAAAATGTCCGCGTTTATTCGCGGTACCCATGTTGTCTTTACGAGAAAATTAAGGCACAACAGAACCTTCGTTGGTGTCGAAATTCATATTCACTTCTAGTCTATAGATGTTTATTAATTCATATCTGTTTTAAAATTCAGTATCGGGAATATTAAATAATGAATTCAAGAGTAAAGAGACAAGTAGCTGAAAAACTCCAAAATTGTTatagttttttttttacataagaGAACAAATTTCTATTTTGTTCTGAGTAATATATACAAttctaatattttcaatatatttactgtatccaacaaattttcatattcactatttttcttaaataaaaCCGATCTACCTGTATCTTTAGTTACAGAAAAATCCTTAGCCTTACAATTTCTCGAGGTCTATTTCACGCAACATTTCGATATCCCATTTAAGTGAGACGATAAAACTGAGATTACAAGAGGATGTATACAGCTCGTCTACGACTTTACTCCGCCATTTCGAGCAGTTGTTTCATTGTAAGGACGATTCCTTTTATCGCGGTTAAAGGTTATTACCCAGCACCCCGTCACGAGGCGATTCACCCAGAGACATAACGTTTACCCTCAACTTCTGCCTTTTCTTATTTTACTCCTCCTTTGCTAGCGATCAACAGAGTCTTGCTGAAGCTGCATACAATTTGTCGATTCGGTACGCAGAGCAAGAAATTCTAATTTGGAAAATTGTAAAACATTGGTTTCTTATTTTatagaaatttatattttatctagGGTAAGACAAGATAAGAAGTCAAGAAACATCTTGAATTTTAAAGTAATCCAAATCACTATATAAACGTAAGTAAATTCACCCAACACGAACGCCTTGATAAATACACCTTCCATCGCGTGTTAAAGTTAATTACCATTctcaaaagaaaagaaaagaagaactAAAAGAAAAGCACCGTGTTCATAAATACCGTAAAACGTTCTTCTCAAGAAGCGCAAAGAAATTGCAGCGATAATAAGGACAGGCTGACCTCTCGACGAAGTTAAACGTAATCTCTCGCATTACACTGGACCGTTGAGAGAGTAAGTCCCGGAAGGAATGAAGAAAAAGCCGCGGCTCTCTCGAAACGAAGTGATGGGGCGAGTAACACGGGCGCGAAAAGGTGCGCGCGGTTACGTGTAATATTTAAGACAGCTCAAAGGCAGTGTAACGACAACGAGGAGAGCGTGAAACGTCTTTCTGCCTGGGAACTTTATATCCCACCCCCGCGCGGACCCACCCTCTCTCACGTCCGAACCGTTTCGTTTTTCTCTCGGGTCTCGTGCAAGCTCTCGCCCCGGGTGCACTTTTTCCCGGCGAGCGGAGCGCCGTGgaatgcgatgtaaatacacGGAAGGAGACACGCTGGGGTTTTCTCTTTTCTTAACGCCCGCCGCGGCTGTCTCTGTCGTGCGAGGAAAGATTTATGCACGGAGCACGTAGCCGCAAGAGACTGCAGGAATAAAGCCACGTCGTGCTCTCGATCCCAGCTTTTTACAGTCGAGAAATCCTCTTACGCGACAGATAAAACCTTGCGCGCACGCTTTTTACCCCTTTTCTTCGCCCCTTGTCGCTCCTCCTTGGGGTTAACAGTTTCATCCGTTTCAGTTAGCCCGATAATATGGATTCACGGATTCGCAAAGCTGCTTAAACGGGCgacgaaaaaaataaaaaggactGGCGTTATCGCTGGCGTGGTTTGTTGTTTAATAATTACAGGGGAGGCCCTCCGGTTAGCGGTACCTTTTCGAGATGAAATCGATGGCCGAGCATGctgattaataaattaatagacTGTCGGGCTTTCGTTTGTAACGATTGATTTTTGCACTTTTAATCCTTATCGGTATGGGGTTACTCGCGATTTGCTCTCGCCACTGATGTCCGTTGTACATTCGAAGTAAATTACTGTTTATTGCCACGTCGTGTTGGGcgtcattttttatttattcactGGCGGTAATCAATTAACCGGCTTGGTTTAATCACGCTTTATgcgttattaatttattatacggccgtattaataatatttaataccaTCGAGAATATTAAATAACGACATTCGAATCAGCGGGAGATTATAAAGGATGGGAATGAAACGAACATCGCTTTTCCTTTGTAGTTTTTGAATATCTTTGATACGCGATGTTTAAATTTGATTGGTTGAGAAATTTGACCTTCAACTTCAAAAGGAAATAAAGTTCTTGATCTCTGTTTCTCTacgaaatattaattttctgtaCATGAAAATTAATTTCGGTGTCCTACCAAGGAAACTTAAAGAAAATACTTGAAGCTATTTCGTACGAATTTCTTTTTTATCtcctttaaatattttatattttaaagaaGCCAAACCTATGGAAAAAACTAGCCCTCTGTCCCTTTATTCcacaaaaaaaaagagaaataacAGAAAAACCGCAAAATCAAGAAAGAAGAATTTAAGTACAAAATCTGCTCTGTATCGCTATAAAAATCCCGAAAGAATCTATCGATTAGAATCCCTATTTCCAAGCACCAAAAACAGTACAGTCATCTAAGAACACCCACAAAAAAAAATACCTTTCAAAATGACTCCCCAATCCAGAGTCCCGCAATTCCGTTGAAACAAAGATCAACCTCGCAGTAACGTCCCGAGCATAAAAATTCGTCGACCTCTGACCCCATCCTCCCCGAAGAAAACCTCCCTCGCGAGTTACCAAGTTCCAGCCGGGCCAGTTCCGAATAAACGGGGAAACAACTGCCACGGCAGAGTTTATTTCTCGCTCGACGTTTTTTTCGTGGTTCTCGTTTTACGGTTAACGCGATACGATGCACGTATACTTGAACCGACTTGCGGGACGGAAAGAAAAGAAGGAAGCGTGTCGGCAGCTTTCACCCGAGCAGAGATAGAGCTTTACGAGCTTCTTTCTGCCGTTTCGTCGTTTCATTTTACGGGTCGTCACTTTCTTACGCGAATCGTGGACTCGATTCGAAGTGCTCGTTCTGAGGCTCGCTATCGAACAGAAGGCAATTCTCGCGCGGCTTCTTTTATAACCACCGCCTTCGTGGACCGTGATAACCGAGTGCTCATTATCGACCTCGAGGGCTGCTTGAATTCTATCAAGCAATTTCCTGTTCCCCATTTCCATCGATTATTTATTCCATTGATTCATTTCGCGTACTTTTGAAAAGGTGCTATGCATACAGGGATATTCATACATTTTTTTAATGACATGGCAGTATTTAGTACCTATGGCTACACGTGTTAATAGAATTAATTCTTAATAGAAGTGTGTTAAGTTTGGGTCTATGAAAAATGTGAAGGTACAGTACACGTTaacataacaaagttatataacctTTTGGAAAACACAAAAGAGGCATATGTATAATATCTCTTTTTTCTATTtcctaaaaagttatataactttgctaTGTCACATACAGTGTAGCCCTCCCCAGTTCCCCTCTTTAAGAACGAAGATCTGCTACAATTACAATTTCAAATACAATACATCCTCTTAAAAATTACAATGTAATATGCAATGCACAGACTTAAAAATTGTACACGTTTCCATTTTCTCATCATGGTCTCAGAAAGTGTTCTGATCGTGGCACATGTGTCTGACGGTAATTCGGCCTATCATCGGAATTACGTGGAACAGTAAAACAGCGTCTAGCCTAGCCTAGCAACACAGTTTTAGTTAATTCGCGAGAGAAGGCGCGACTCTACGGCAGCGATCGTCTCTCCACTTTGGCACTCGAGGGTGGAGAGATGCATCGTGTGCCCCCTGCGCTGGAATGGTCAGCTGGACCCTCGTACACGTAAATCACGACGCTGCCGCAGATCCAATTATCAAATTGTCCGCCACTTCAGTCGAGTCAAGAGAACCGGCCGAGTATGTCGGAGAAAGAGAGACGCGCGGGCAATTCGGAGCGGAAAGAGCGATACTGCTCGAACAAGGAACGGGAGAAAAGCTGGAAAATCGAGGCGAAGACAGGCTAAGAGAGGCTGAACCAAAACAGAAATGGAAACAGCtggagaaagggagagagagagtactatCGTTGGTGGATGAGAGAAGATGGGATCTACTGGGTAGTTCAGAAGAGGGTAGAATTCAATGATGGTTGAGACTCACAAGGGAGTGAAAACATATCTTAACTCTCTGTTGACTGAAGAGTCTGCAGTAGTAGTGCATAAGTATCGTGAAATGTTGGTCCTTTGGTTTTGGTTAATGGTAGGTTCAGATAATAAAGTTAGATGAGGATATTTTACTTAATATTTATCTGATAAAATTCAGGTATACAGAAAAATTGCTATCTTTCTGTAAAAAGTAGACATACAACCTCAACACAGGCTGGTACGTTTCTTACTTAATTTTTAAGACTTCAGCAACAGAGAGTTAAAAAAGAAAGTTACcgagaaaaattatttttatgcgAAGGTCTCAAAAAAAATTGGCATTTGAGAGAAGTTAAATAGAAGACTCAATAAAGAATTACAAATTAGCATTTTGCGCactgaatttaatattttttctaatCTATGTGAATCCCAACCACCATAGAAATTCGTACCTGTGACTCTGAAGCAGCCAGTAGTTTGAGCCGGAGACGTCGGACGAGGCACAGTACCGTGGAAGCGCTAACTAAAGGAGCAATAGATCTTGCTGCAGCAAAACCGCTAAAGACAGTCCGACGTTAACAGCGAAAATTTATCACTTAAGTGACTAGGAAGCACGCGAACCCCAGGGAGTATTCCGCCGTCAGATAAGATGATCGGTCGATAAGGAGAGCTCGAGGAGGTAGTGGTTGTAAACACTCGAGACGATCGACGATAAGAGCGTCTGATCGAGAAACAACAAGAGGTTCTTATGCATTTTTGAGGGGCCTGATTGTTAGATATAGCTccactattttttatattatcgaTGACATAGATATCAACTGGAATTATTGCGAAATCGCGTAGCTCTGGAATCTTTGGAACTATCGATAGGTAGACTTGTGATAAACAGGTTCTTTGATTGAGTCCACCTACTGATTGAAATAGAAAAAGATAAAAAAGAAATCGTACAGGtaattttgatgaaatttgtAGTTAACTTGGAGATTGAGTTAAAGTTATTTAATAGaattgaatcatatatatagtaTTAAAATAAGACTTGAAAGTGaaagtaattttttattaaatatagaaGTAAGCATTTGAGAATCTTCGGCTACTTATATACCCACAATATACTACTactgatatttattttatatatgaAAGTACAAAATACGTAGGCGCTAACAAGACCTGTAGATTGTTAAAACAATTTTAACAATTCTGCTTGAATTACTCTATCTTACCAAACCTAAAAacaaaaattgcagattgtgcgAAAATTAGCAGTCCTTGTGGCTCGATGGCTATTGTTTAAGTTTGCGACAATTAGAGCTTTTAGGTAACTAATTTGCTAATATCTAGAGCCCCCAGTGACGTATGGAATATAGTAATTTTTTCCCCTCGAAAGACGCTTATACTAATTTCCTGGACACGTTCAAACATTTCCTTAGGGTTAAGGCGCCGCGTGCACCGGAAAGCAATCGTTAATCTGGAAATGCAAAACGGATGTGCGTGCAGAACCAACGTGTACCCCCCACCATGCGTGACTTTAATGCAGACATCGTCTTAGGAGAGAAGTTAATTCAGTTACGATACACGCAACATTGTGGTCATGAGCAACAAGTAACGCTATGAGGGAAAATTAACGAGTAGAAAAGTACGACACCCTTCAATTGGATGCTACTAGTCGAAAACCCGATTATTAGacaaatttttgcaaatataatttaaaaaaactgcAACGTGttacatttcaaattttttggCAGAAATTCATTACATTCTGAAATTTCTTTGCTTTGCCAAATtaggatatttaaaaaaaaattatatttcaaaatTGAAAATAGTGCAGATGGGAAAAAGCCACACGTGTGAAATGTATAAAGACAATAATCCATCTACAACGTGACATCAATGCAGTTAACAGTGCACAATTCCTTCTGAACACTACGCGTTTAATACTTTTTCAAACGCAGAACTGTTCTAGGAAGCGATATCACTAAACCGTTTCAACTCTTCTTCGAAACTGACCCTGAGATTGATAACCATCACCCTGTTCCCATACGATATAGATTATACCATTCTTCTGATTCTAATAGACATGCATGCAATGCGTCTGCAGTGAACACGGATGTACGTACACATTTAGAGATAACCCCGAGTTTCCAGTCATTTTACATAATCTTCCATCACTACACAATTAGGAATATTGTAATCGATAAATTTTGGGAATCTCCACGAGAATGTGGGAATATCCAGTATATTCATACGTAGAAAAATGTCAAAGGTTATCTATGTACATATATCGCTTTGATTACTATGCCAATTATATACAAATGCAAAACTATAAACACAATCACAAATAATAATTCATATGCCCGACAGAATAAAGAAAATGCTATAAAATTAAGATGATTCTTATTGAAAGATATTTGTTGAagctttaattaaaattaaagacAGAAAATTAATTCCAATTTCGAGATAGTTTCATTTTTGGTAATTTGTTACTCAATTTAACGAATATTAGTATACCTTAAACACTATATTTTCGATATCTTATCTAGTGCATATTAGCAACATACCGAATGAAGCAACAGGATTATTCAATCTTCTTTCGAACGAAACGAAACAATCGGTGCGCAGTCGTTTAATTATCACGATCATAAAATGACTCATCGCTCATTTGTTTGGCGATTATCAAAACCAGTGCTCGATAAATGCTTTGTCTTCATTGCATTAAATTGCAGGCAATGATACACTTGATCGAACGTGTTTATCGGCCAGAGAGGGAAATATTATTTGCGGTTAACGAAGCCCCGGTTACacacattttataataataacgTGTTTACATTTcgacttgcaattatttgctccaGCGATTCGCTGTGTGTCCGAATGTCAGTGGGCTATCTTTTTACACATTTGTAGCTTAGATGTTTCCTCCCCATTATTATAAATTTATGAATACtacttttataaaaaaatttacttttaaatttgaataatttttaaagAATCTAACATACTAAGACTTTTTAATACAATAATTTGCATTTTCTGTAATGTTTCAGGCAAATTGTTGACAAAAAATACAATGTTGCTTATAATTTAAcgtatacaaaaaaatacatggtataaaaatataataatgaaatttttaatataataattttgaGTTGCTGTTCGATTTTATTCGATTTATGACATATTCAAAGGAAATCAGTTTACTAAGCAATGGTATTAAACAATGCAATTCATAGTTGAAAAGAatagaaattaataattattgtaattatcaCAGATCAGAGAAAAATCACTCAGAGAAAAATTACACAGAATATAGAGAAAAAATTACAAGTTCAAATGAAACATCGAATCAAATAGCACTCAAACTTCATTACTTTTCATCAAtgcattataattatcataaagtACATAAATCGACTTACTTCCTTTTAGATGTGAAGGCGCCATCTTGCGTAGATTCCAGTTTCCCGCTACTTTTGTCATACTTCGAGACCGCTACTTTCGTTATACTTCGTAATGCCATAATTGCATGTTCTGCGATTGCTGCGAAAAAAGAAGCCACATGTTATGATAGAATCTATAAACTCGATATAATTAACTCTAGAGAATGTAAACGAAGATATATTAGCTAAACATTCAAAAATTAATACCTGAATGTAACCTGTATGATCTATCGATTTTCATCTCttcataattcagaattgaaatgatTCTACACCATCTAGGTTATCTACTCACAAGCACAGAAGCTGTAACTACATTTTTCTACACTTTGATATTAAGTTCAATCGAAATTTCCTTTCTTATTTGTAATAAAAGTGCAAGCACACGACGGAACTATGAAATTCGTGTAGCGCTCCTTGCCCAGCGAATGCGCACCATTCTTGCGCATGCAATTGTATCACGTGACGCGCGAATTACGAATTTAAAAAGCGGAAAATATGAATGTTTGAAAACATCGTGAAATAACGTGTAAAGTAAAACAATTATAACGAAATTATTCCATAGGAGCACTAAGTTCACGTGTAAGTATCTTTTAATGTGGCTGTGTTACACCACTAGCtgaataaataaagaaaaaacgaCGTTCCGTAGTTTAAGAGAGCGCGATTCGAACACCTCAACGAACATGGGAAGACTAACATCAAAGGTCAATTTTGGCTTTGAAGATGAATGTCAACCGGGGTTCCAAGGTGAAGTAGTCAAGAACCCATATTTTTGTTTTGAAGACAACAATAAATGAGTGTCTTGAAATCATAGAAACAATGTTTGAGTAATACACCTCTGGCATGTGTTTGTATTAATCTCCTAACAATACTCCTGCACATCTCAAACGCTGATATTTAATTGAGTTCAAAAATAATTAAGTAGTCATTAATAAAAATGTACagataatattgatgattatctGTGGTCGATTTTAACTtcataaattaataatattttcaatattacttATAATTGAAGAACATAATTTGTGAAATTCATTTTTGAAAATGTTACTAACGTCACGATCATTGAAAACCGATTCAAGTTTCGTAATTCAAATTGCGAAAATAAGGATAATCAATAACGGTCgtaaataatcattactttacGAGTTCATGACCCATTGCAAACTCTATTCACGCTTTTCAGTTCGATCAATTCTAAATAACTGTAAATGagtaaatatattttcaaaGAGCGATGTTACGTATTGATCGAAATAAATTTACAGGTTTACgcatttcaaaatttaatttcgACACTTTGGTTCATTAGGTTCGCTaagaaaattattcaaatttcaaagatCTATATGCTTCAGAATTACTGTTTTTATAAGACatgtaatttaatttataacCTCGTTTACCattgtttaaataattaaattagtcttattttaatattttctattaCGCAATTATTTTGCACAGTTTCAAGGATTCTTGAAAGCTTTAGTACTAATAAAAAATACAGTATCTGCTTCCAAAGAGTACAGTTATCAATATATCGATAATCAAAGTACGCAGAAGCAaggtttttataaaatttaaggCTACATCACAAACAATCTTCTTCATTATCTCAAGGAAAATCACTGTTCCGGTGAGATAAGACACGACAGGGGGTTCTAAGTTTTATAAATTTCTGCAAAATAGGCCTTTACGTAATTTGTTTATCCGATCGTTCTTTAGTAGTGTTTACCTGGCGGACGAACCTTGATAAGCAGCAATAACATCGATGACGATATACAAATATTATACACCCTATGAATCATGTATCATGTACaattgaaaagaaaagaaactttTATCGTTTGAGGTGTTTGTCTTCCTTATAAATAGTGATGTCTCTTCGGATAGAACTCAGAAATCTCTGAACCCTAACGACACAAAGAACAGGTGAGTACTAAGCCTAGCTAAATATATGAATATGCACACCATTATTTTTTGAAACTTTTAAAGttctttttcatatattttgaaTAGAAAAACGAAGATGAGAAAACTATTTGTGTTCCTCCTTGTTGCCCTCGTGGCTGCCTCCTTCGTCATGGGATGCAAACCACCTGGCCTGCTGGTAAATTAAGTTactatttaattaataataatacgtCCACTATTGCTATTATTGTGTTGAATTGACCATTATGTGAACACACATATAgcataaattaattttatttattaaggtAATAgagttattaaataatttgtgcaatattaaaacatttatattcacaTTTCAGTGtacaaatattgataaataatcACAAATTACAACTTGTTACAGTGCACTCAAGATAAAGATTGCTGTGCCCCATTGATCTGCAACCCATGGGCAGGACGATGCACCAAGCAACTAGCACCACCAGCACCAGGTCAACCAGGGGGTGCAGCTGGATCACCTCCAGATGGCCAATGAAGGACTGACTGATCCATTTTTGAAACTTACTTCGTAGGCCTACGTATAgatcctagcattcactctgcaGAATTTTTATGTCTCTATATTATACACAAATATCATAAAACGATGAATAATACatcattttaaaaatatattttattcagaGTCTTTTTATTTTCCTTCACTGTGTTGATGTTTCAAACATATCTCCTTTCCTTTCGTAATACATTTTAAAGGCAAACGACACATGTATACgcaaataaaaattttgtaacAGCGAATCTTAATCTAACACTTGTATCAACTACATTATAAATAGAGGAAAGTCGTGATGTAGTATCAGTTGATAGCAGAAAAGTGGAGAGATCTTATCTGTGATATTTGTGGTGAGTTAGGGTTatagaaattttattatttctagAATTGATACTAACTTTGTGtacttataaataaattattggTACTGAGTATGAATGGGAAGACATATCTGTCAGTATGatacttttttaaacaaatcaCGAAGATTTCTACAATAAATGCATTACAGGACGTTATTATAAAGTAATAATgtgttttaaaatatttctcttTGTTCCTAACAGATTCTGGATCACTtgtgacgaaaatgaagaatattttATATCTGAGTTTGATTCTCCTAATTACTGTTACGATTCTCTGTACATCACTTACGATGTCAGAAGCAAGTTCACAAGGACAGTTGTTAGAGACAGTGAATTCAGAAACTTCATGTGGTAAATGGCTTCGAAAAGTAAGTACAAATTAACCatttcaaaaaataatttaagtTATGATTAATACACACtttttactttcacagtgtaaaGTAGATGACGATTGCTGCGGAGTAATGTTATGTTCGAAACTATTATCCCGTTGCTCTATACTATGATCTCAAGATGTTCAATTCAAAGTTGTATTAAATAACTGTGTAAATTTATCATCAGGTATTTCTGTTTGTTAATTCGAAGTAAAACTCTTTAAATATTTTCAGGCGCTTAAAATTTGTGACATttattcttttatatttattataatgttATTACAATTTTGGTAGTAAAGATCATCATTCGGAAAATTTGTCAGCCACTTGTGTCAATTAATCATTAATTAAAATACCTACTTCGAAATTGTAAGTACACTCGACGGCGATCGAATGCAAATTTATCTGGTAGCGTatgaattgtattttgtacaaaataaacagtcgtATTAACGAACGAGAAAGTGCAGAACCATTCGCGGAAAACCATATTTtccaataaagtacaatattaattattatatgtatagataAATATTATCCAATTCCTTCATACAGCTGACACAGTAGTTAACAATGTATAAGTTTCACTTGTTGCAAATGATCCatgataaaattatttttgttgcaAATTTATTTTTGTACATGGACTAAACATTACGTGGAATAATAaagtataattaataataagcgAGTTGATCAATTAATTGTCACCAATTGAGCTTTCACATTTATAAATTAATATCTTCTATTAAACTGCATAGGTAAAATAATGCGTCGTGCGCACTCGTTCGCACAACGCTATATTTGTTATCATTTAAACATGTGTTTGTAGCTCTGGTAACAAAGGTGAACACTCTAACGAGTACTAAGCACTGGCAAGATTCTTTTATCATTAGTAATTATGAAACAACGTTGACACGTTTATAGAGCAGTACGAAATCATTGAACCTTTGGTTCAATACGAATACTCACATTATCTTGTTGAATGTGAAATAATATGTATTACTTTTGTCGCTAGCAAAATTTTATGATaatgtgtgtgcgtgtgtgtgtctGTGTGTGTGTAGTAAACAAGATTACCTGCGCTTTATAAGTTCACCAGGCTGAGTTTTCCAAGGCAGTTCTTCGAATGCTTGGTCATC carries:
- the LOC143179429 gene encoding uncharacterized protein LOC143179429, encoding MRKLFVFLLVALVAASFVMGCKPPGLLCTQDKDCCAPLICNPWAGRCTKQLAPPAPGQPGGAAGSPPDGQ